Below is a window of Thermoplasmata archaeon DNA.
CAGAGGATGCCGTCCGAGTCGGTGTGGGTGACGACCGTCGGTGGCATTGGGATGGAATAAGCGGATGGGTATTTGACGGTTTTCCCAGTACCGCCACCGCTCTCCAGCCGGCTCGCCGGATTCCGTCCTCCACCAATGATGGGCATTTGCGCCTCCACGATACAATAATAACCCACGAGTGAGTTACGAGCTAGCCGAGGCTCGGGCCCTACGGCGTGGGCCAGTGCTGCTCGAGGGGCCCCGGGCCGAAGGAAGGCGCGGGTGGCTGCCGGAGGAGCGGTAGCGTGAAGGAATGGCTGAGGGAGCGGGTCTACAGCGGGGCGCTCGGGCCGACGCGTGACGGCTCGAGGGTCGTGGTCGCGGGCTGGCTGCAGGAGCTCAGGAATCTCGGCGGAATCGCCTTCCTCCAGCTGCGCGACAGGGAGGGCACGGTCCAGCTCACGCTGGTGAAGAAGGAGAACCGGGAGCTCTTCAAGCGCCTCACCACCCTCAATAGGGAGAGCGTTGTTGCCGCGGCATGCGTGCTCAGGGCCAACCCGGAGGCCCCGCGTGGCTTCGAGCTCATTCCACAGGAGGTCGAGGTGATCTCCGAGGCCGCGGCGCCGCTCCCAATGGGCGTGGTCGACAGAGTTGGCGTCGAGCTCGACACACGCCTGACCAGCCGCTTCATTGACCTGCGCAGACCCGAGAGCTCTGCCGTCTTTAAAATCAGAGCTTCGATGCTCGCTGGAATAAGGGAGACATTAGAGCGCGAGGGTTTCATCGAGGTCCACACCCCCAAGCTCGTCGCCACCGCTACGGAGGGTGGAACCGCGCTGTTTCAGGTCCAGTACTTCGAAAGAAAGGCCTTCCTGAACCAGTCACCCCAGCTCTACAAGCAGATGCTGATGGCGACCGGGCTGGACAGGGTCTACGAGATCGGTCCCGCCTTCAGGGCCGAGGAGCACGACACCGTACGCCACCTGAACGAGTTCACCTCGGTGGATGCGGAGCTCGCCTTCGCGGATGAGGAAGACGCGATGGGCGTTCTGGAGAGGTGCCTTGCCGGAGCGATTCAAAGGGTGCTAGAGGAGAGGGGGAGAGAGCTCGAGACACTCAGGGTCTCTCTCGACAAGCCATCGGTCCCTTTGCCCCGTCTGCCCTACTCCAAATGCGCCCGGCTAGCTGAGGAGGCGGGGGCGGCGCTCGAGCCCGACGGGGACCTCGGCATGGAGGCCCTCCGGGCGGTCGGCGAGCAGCAGCGGGGCTTCTACTTCATCACCCGCTGGCCAGCCGCTCTCAAGCCATTCTACGCCCTCCCATTCGATGAAAAACCAGACGAGACCAGGAGCTTCGACCTCATGTTCCGCGAGAGGGAGCTGGCCTCCGGGGCCCAGAGGGTCCACGACGCCGCCCGGCTGGAGCAGCGCCTGAGAGAGAGCGGGCTCGACCCCTCAGGCTTCAGGTTCTATCTGGAGGCCTTTAGGTACGGAATGCCCCCCCACTCAGGCTGGGGGCTCGGGGCCGAGAGGGCGCTGATGGTACTGACGGACAGGGACAATATCCGTGAGTGCGCTCTATTCCCGAGGGATAGGTACCGTCTCACGCCTTAAGCCACTCCGCAATCTATTAATTCGCCCTCCCAGATATCCATGCGAGGGAGATGGCTGAGAGGAAAATCTCCACCACTAGCGAAATCAATCGGGCCCTCCTGAAGGAGCTCGAGGCCACGAGGAGCGTCCAGCTCACGAGGCTCACCGGGCAGCATTGCATCGCGATCGGCCTCCCCGCGGGTTACACCGTGCGGGTTGAGGGGAACGCAGGCGACTTCTTCGGCGCACTCAACAGCGGCGCCTCTCTCTCGCTTAACGGGAATGCGGGGCGCTTCTGCGGCGACAGCATGATATCGGGCGAGCTCATTGTTAACGGGGACTGCGGGAGCGGGGCCGGGCACTACATGCGCGGGGGCACCCTTGTGGTCAAGGGCGATTGTCGCGGCCCGGCAGGACAGATGATGCGGGGCGGGACACTCGTCATAGATGGGGCGGTCGGACGGGAGACCGGGAAGTACATGATGCTCGGCGAGCTCGTGGTCGTGGGCGACGCGGGCGAGCTCGTGGGAGAGAACATTATGGGCGGAGCGATATTTGTGCTCGGCGAGCCGGCGTCACTCGGCCTGAATGCACGCCTCTCGAAGCCCTCCCCCCAGGAGCTCGATAGGCTGAGGCAACTCCACCGGCTATACAAGTTCAGACGCGTCCAGAGCGACGAGGAATTCTTGGACTTCAAGAAAATATTCCCAGAGACCGCCCGACCCCTGATAGGGGAGGTGAGGATGTGACGAGCTCAGGCGGCTGGAAGACTGGGCCGGGGCTTTGTCGCGAGCCCGCGGCTCTCTTGACCGGCGCATGGAGTGGTGGAACGGGGGTGACCGGCTGAAGCACGAAG
It encodes the following:
- the aspS gene encoding aspartate--tRNA(Asn) ligase; this translates as MKEWLRERVYSGALGPTRDGSRVVVAGWLQELRNLGGIAFLQLRDREGTVQLTLVKKENRELFKRLTTLNRESVVAAACVLRANPEAPRGFELIPQEVEVISEAAAPLPMGVVDRVGVELDTRLTSRFIDLRRPESSAVFKIRASMLAGIRETLEREGFIEVHTPKLVATATEGGTALFQVQYFERKAFLNQSPQLYKQMLMATGLDRVYEIGPAFRAEEHDTVRHLNEFTSVDAELAFADEEDAMGVLERCLAGAIQRVLEERGRELETLRVSLDKPSVPLPRLPYSKCARLAEEAGAALEPDGDLGMEALRAVGEQQRGFYFITRWPAALKPFYALPFDEKPDETRSFDLMFRERELASGAQRVHDAARLEQRLRESGLDPSGFRFYLEAFRYGMPPHSGWGLGAERALMVLTDRDNIRECALFPRDRYRLTP